From one Burkholderia pyrrocinia genomic stretch:
- a CDS encoding BON domain-containing protein produces MNKPQHLSALLAVSTAFLLCAAPLTNAHAQEKTSADNGNGMQAESNQPVTDTWITTKVKSRLAATDGVKSLDIDVKTVDGVVTLTGVLPNKTAVKKAIAVSRAVKGVKHVDASGLKAKA; encoded by the coding sequence ATGAACAAGCCCCAGCATCTTTCGGCGCTGCTCGCCGTCAGCACGGCCTTCCTGCTGTGTGCGGCGCCGCTCACGAACGCCCATGCGCAGGAAAAAACATCTGCCGACAACGGCAACGGCATGCAGGCCGAATCGAACCAGCCCGTCACCGACACGTGGATCACGACCAAGGTGAAGAGCCGACTGGCCGCCACCGACGGCGTGAAGAGTCTCGACATCGACGTGAAGACGGTCGACGGCGTCGTCACGCTGACGGGCGTGCTGCCGAACAAGACCGCCGTGAAGAAGGCGATCGCCGTATCGCGCGCGGTCAAGGGCGTGAAGCACGTCGACGCATCCGGCCTGAAGGCGAAGGCCTGA
- a CDS encoding CsbD family protein, protein MNEDKIKGQWKQITGKLKTKWGKLTDDDLAVAEGNREYLAGKIQERYGIARDAAEKQLKEFDREL, encoded by the coding sequence ATGAACGAAGACAAGATCAAGGGCCAGTGGAAGCAGATCACCGGCAAGCTGAAGACCAAGTGGGGCAAGCTGACCGACGACGATCTCGCGGTCGCGGAAGGCAATCGCGAGTATCTGGCCGGGAAGATCCAGGAGCGTTACGGGATCGCCCGCGACGCGGCCGAGAAGCAGTTGAAGGAATTCGATCGCGAGCTGTAA
- a CDS encoding DUF1338 domain-containing protein, with the protein MRNPNIESLLTKLLGQAKTDALFSTLNMPAILEEWEDGVVTRAEIAQAMNMALFEGLLERSANGRAYTADAIESGGSVYFDHGALRTVRWPHTGALPPGEAAFTRILRPLGFRLNGRYPLDKLGMTGRAYAHEDAPDEIAQFFVSELHPERFSKEFQQAVTNVVSSSRDPLSPAAIALLWEVEREGWLSLDAAHALLPEIVGAFARQHDLPNELDYETLLMESAEMAWISTEGNAFNHATDRVADVFKLSDDEKAKGRPMKPEVERSRSGRVFQTAYRADTVEREFRTRDGGTVKRNVPGSFYEFITRKRTFDQAARRWVTDLRFDAGNAQGIFKMTANAAK; encoded by the coding sequence ATGCGCAATCCGAATATCGAGAGCTTGCTGACGAAGCTGCTGGGACAGGCGAAGACCGACGCCCTGTTCTCGACCCTGAACATGCCGGCCATCCTCGAAGAATGGGAAGACGGTGTCGTGACGCGCGCGGAGATCGCGCAGGCGATGAACATGGCGCTGTTCGAAGGGCTGCTCGAGCGTTCGGCGAACGGCCGCGCGTACACGGCCGACGCGATCGAAAGCGGCGGCTCGGTCTACTTCGACCACGGCGCGCTGCGCACGGTGCGCTGGCCGCACACGGGCGCGCTGCCGCCGGGCGAAGCCGCGTTCACGCGCATCCTGCGTCCGCTCGGTTTCCGCCTGAACGGCCGTTACCCGCTCGACAAGCTCGGCATGACCGGCCGCGCGTATGCGCACGAGGACGCACCGGACGAAATCGCGCAGTTCTTCGTCAGCGAACTGCATCCGGAGCGTTTCTCGAAGGAATTCCAGCAGGCCGTGACGAACGTCGTGAGCTCGTCGCGCGATCCGCTGTCGCCGGCGGCCATCGCGCTGCTGTGGGAAGTCGAACGCGAAGGCTGGCTGTCGCTCGACGCCGCGCACGCGCTGCTGCCCGAGATCGTCGGCGCCTTCGCGCGCCAGCACGACCTGCCGAACGAACTCGACTACGAAACGCTGCTGATGGAATCGGCGGAAATGGCGTGGATCTCGACCGAAGGCAATGCGTTCAACCATGCGACCGACCGCGTCGCCGACGTGTTCAAGCTGTCCGACGACGAGAAGGCGAAAGGCCGGCCGATGAAGCCGGAAGTCGAGCGCTCGCGCTCGGGCCGCGTGTTCCAGACCGCGTATCGCGCGGATACCGTCGAGCGCGAGTTCCGCACGCGCGACGGCGGCACGGTGAAGCGTAACGTGCCGGGCTCGTTCTACGAGTTCATCACGCGCAAGCGCACGTTCGACCAGGCGGCGCGCCGCTGGGTGACCGACCTGCGTTTCGATGCGGGCAACGCGCAGGGCATCTTCAAGATGACGGCGAACGCGGCGAAGTAA
- a CDS encoding LysR family transcriptional regulator — translation MRKFKIPNMGALVAFEAAARHESFTHAAKELFLTESAVSRQIATLEASLGVRLFARVKQRVVLTRAGKLYGTQVRRALEALDRDTLSIIAHGSGGGYLELAVLPTFASHWLIPRIKSFYDRTPDVRVNMGSRTDLFSFEDTHFEAAIHYGKPTWPGTSSDYLFGEEVVPICSPALLDGPVERVEDLLAYPLLHSTTRPGAWAQWFETHGVEDIRTMQGVRYELHTMLISAAAAGLGIALVPKFFVEEQLQQLGLVVPCDAATVGDSAYYLVYPTELSHSKPLELFRGWLLEQASAYAAPVRDMDDADAEDDEDVE, via the coding sequence ATGCGCAAATTCAAGATCCCCAACATGGGCGCGCTCGTGGCTTTCGAAGCCGCCGCGCGCCACGAGAGCTTCACGCACGCGGCCAAGGAGCTGTTCCTGACCGAAAGCGCGGTATCACGACAGATCGCGACGCTCGAGGCGAGCCTCGGCGTGCGGCTGTTCGCGCGCGTGAAGCAGCGCGTCGTGCTGACGCGCGCCGGCAAGCTGTACGGCACGCAGGTGCGGCGCGCGCTGGAAGCGCTCGACCGCGACACGCTGTCGATCATCGCGCACGGCAGCGGCGGCGGCTACCTGGAACTCGCGGTGCTGCCGACGTTCGCGTCGCACTGGCTGATCCCGCGCATCAAGAGCTTCTACGACCGCACGCCCGACGTGCGCGTGAACATGGGCAGTCGCACCGACCTGTTCTCGTTCGAGGACACGCACTTCGAGGCCGCGATCCACTATGGCAAGCCGACCTGGCCCGGCACGTCGTCCGACTACCTGTTCGGCGAGGAAGTCGTGCCGATCTGCTCGCCCGCGCTGCTCGACGGGCCCGTCGAGCGTGTGGAGGATCTGCTCGCTTACCCGCTGCTGCACTCGACGACGCGCCCCGGCGCGTGGGCGCAGTGGTTCGAGACGCACGGCGTCGAGGACATCCGCACGATGCAGGGCGTGCGCTACGAGTTGCATACGATGCTGATCAGTGCGGCCGCGGCCGGGCTCGGGATCGCGCTCGTGCCGAAGTTCTTCGTCGAGGAACAGTTGCAGCAGCTCGGCCTGGTCGTGCCGTGCGACGCGGCGACGGTCGGCGATTCCGCTTACTACCTCGTGTATCCGACGGAGCTCAGCCACAGCAAGCCGCTGGAGCTGTTTCGCGGCTGGCTGCTCGAGCAGGCGAGCGCGTATGCGGCGCCGGTGCGCGACATGGACGACGCCGACGCGGAGGATGACGAGGACGTCGAGTAG
- a CDS encoding TonB-dependent receptor codes for MKLNTSACHALLIATSLAGARTSFAQASDAAATLPAISVNAAAEHASYDAGRSRAATKTDMSLMDVPQTVNVVPHAVIEDQNASSLQDALRNVPGVGFSVGDGQRDQITIRGFNSITDQYVDGIRDDALYYRDLSNVERVEVLKGPAAVLYGRGSAGGIVNRVLKRPEANPVRDVGVTLGTRGERRGEFDLGWNANDAARFRITGAAENSNSFRDQFQLNRQAIAPSAQFKLDSDTVLNVEFDYLHDRRTSDQGLPAYRGRPVDVPINTYYGSADAANSSYNDVSAKSATVSLDHRFSDSLSFHGAIRAYDFSLERKNYVTYEPIKTAAHPVVTLDQSTRQRTDHGIDGLFELTQKTSLFGMRHELLYGLELSQQQKFDTIYSVTKVATYDLFNPQQVILPGVPTGARAKTNASTVVGLAGVYAQDLISLTEHWKVLAGLRFDYLNQIRHDYTSSNVNLDRTDHAWSPRVGLIYEPLDWLTLYGSFSQSFSPLADTLISSGAFANGAALAPQKTTAYEVGSRFDLGGKATASVALFDMRQTNQQIGDPANPGYALPIGTQHVRGMELGFTGEIAPKWSVYAGYAYLNGTVDGSPQSTAAGLALSSNTPGLMPRHSANLWLKRELPYGFYAAAGMQFQSARYTSASDLVTLPSFTVFNLGAGYRSKKVDVTLTLDNLFNRRYFIAAHGNADLYNMPGDPRTLTATVKWHM; via the coding sequence ATGAAACTCAACACGAGCGCTTGCCATGCGCTTCTGATCGCCACGTCGCTGGCCGGCGCCCGCACTTCGTTCGCGCAGGCGAGCGACGCCGCGGCGACGTTGCCCGCAATTTCCGTCAATGCGGCCGCCGAGCATGCGTCGTACGACGCGGGCCGGTCGCGCGCGGCGACCAAGACCGACATGTCGCTGATGGATGTGCCGCAGACGGTGAACGTCGTCCCGCACGCGGTGATCGAGGACCAGAACGCGTCGTCGCTGCAGGACGCATTGCGCAACGTGCCGGGCGTAGGCTTCTCGGTCGGCGACGGCCAGCGCGACCAGATCACGATCCGCGGTTTCAACAGCATCACGGACCAGTACGTCGACGGCATTCGCGACGACGCGCTCTACTACCGCGACCTGTCGAACGTCGAGCGCGTCGAGGTGCTGAAGGGGCCGGCGGCCGTGCTGTACGGGCGCGGCTCGGCGGGCGGCATCGTGAATCGCGTGCTGAAGCGGCCGGAGGCGAACCCGGTGCGCGACGTGGGCGTGACGCTCGGCACGCGCGGCGAGCGGCGCGGCGAATTCGACCTCGGCTGGAATGCGAACGACGCGGCGCGTTTCCGCATTACCGGCGCGGCCGAGAACTCGAACAGCTTCCGCGACCAGTTCCAGCTCAACCGCCAGGCGATCGCGCCGTCCGCGCAGTTCAAGCTCGACAGCGACACGGTGCTGAACGTCGAATTCGACTACCTGCACGACCGCCGCACGTCGGACCAGGGCCTGCCCGCGTATCGCGGCCGGCCGGTCGACGTGCCGATCAACACCTATTACGGGTCGGCCGACGCGGCGAACAGCTCGTACAACGACGTCTCCGCGAAGAGCGCGACGGTGTCGCTCGATCACCGCTTCAGCGATTCGCTGTCGTTCCACGGTGCGATCCGCGCGTACGACTTCTCGCTCGAACGCAAGAATTACGTGACGTATGAGCCGATCAAGACGGCCGCGCATCCGGTCGTGACGCTCGACCAGTCGACGCGCCAGCGCACCGACCACGGCATCGACGGCCTGTTCGAGCTCACGCAGAAGACGTCGCTGTTCGGCATGCGCCACGAGCTGCTGTACGGGCTGGAGCTGTCGCAGCAGCAGAAGTTCGACACGATCTACAGCGTAACGAAGGTCGCCACCTACGATCTCTTCAATCCGCAGCAGGTGATCCTGCCCGGCGTGCCGACCGGCGCGCGTGCGAAGACGAACGCGTCGACCGTCGTCGGGCTCGCGGGCGTCTACGCGCAGGACCTGATCTCGCTGACCGAACACTGGAAGGTGCTCGCCGGCCTGCGCTTCGACTACCTGAACCAGATCCGCCACGACTACACGTCGTCGAACGTCAATCTCGACCGCACCGATCACGCGTGGAGCCCGCGCGTCGGCCTGATCTACGAACCGCTCGACTGGCTGACGCTGTACGGCTCGTTCAGCCAGTCGTTCTCGCCGCTCGCCGATACGCTGATCAGTTCCGGCGCGTTCGCGAACGGCGCCGCGCTCGCGCCGCAGAAGACCACCGCGTACGAAGTCGGCTCGCGTTTCGACCTCGGCGGCAAGGCGACGGCCAGCGTCGCGCTGTTCGACATGCGTCAGACGAACCAGCAGATCGGCGACCCCGCGAATCCCGGCTATGCGCTGCCGATCGGCACGCAGCACGTGCGCGGGATGGAGCTGGGCTTTACCGGCGAGATCGCGCCGAAGTGGTCGGTGTACGCCGGTTACGCGTACCTGAACGGCACGGTCGACGGTTCGCCGCAATCGACGGCGGCGGGGCTGGCACTGTCGAGCAACACGCCGGGGCTGATGCCGCGTCACAGCGCGAACCTGTGGCTGAAGCGCGAGCTGCCGTACGGCTTCTATGCGGCGGCCGGCATGCAGTTCCAGTCGGCGCGTTACACGTCGGCCAGCGATCTCGTCACGCTGCCGTCGTTCACGGTGTTCAACCTGGGCGCCGGCTATCGCAGCAAGAAGGTCGACGTGACGCTCACGCTCGACAACCTGTTCAATCGCCGCTACTTCATTGCCGCGCACGGCAACGCGGACCTGTACAACATGCCCGGCGATCCGCGTACGCTGACCGCGACGGTGAAGTGGCACATGTAA
- a CDS encoding NADP-dependent glyceraldehyde-3-phosphate dehydrogenase, with the protein MPDSASLQQLFPAYQDIPAEFRLASPIHQRVSLVDGELRPWDGATKTVLSPVCVRQADGNVEQVEIGSYPVMGETESDAALDAAVRAYDSGRGEWPTMKVEQRIACMQDFIKRMVAQRELVVNLIMWEIGKSLADSQKEFDRTVTYMTQTIDALKELDNANSRFVIAEGTIGQIRRTPLGVVLCMGPYNYPLNETFATLIPALLMGNTVVFKPPQYGTLLFEPLLEAFRDAFPKGVINTIYAPGAVVVPHMLASGKINVLALIGSSKVADHLKKQHPKSHRLRAILGLDAKNAAIVLPDADLDLTVKECLLGALSFNGQRCTALKMLLVHRSIVDEFLKRFTAALEQLKIGMPWEKGVSITPLPGMHRTAYMTDAIDDANAKGAQVVNASGGEFSKTLFYPAVVYPVSEGMKLYREEQFGPIIPVAPFDDVDTALDYVTTSDHGQQVSIFGSDPVQIGALVDPLVNQVCRVNINCQCQRGPDVFPFAGRKDSAEGTLSVSDALRAFSIRSMVAAKQTDSSKQLLDSIVSDHTSKFINTGFIF; encoded by the coding sequence ATGCCCGATTCCGCCTCCCTGCAGCAACTGTTTCCCGCCTATCAGGACATCCCCGCCGAATTCCGGCTCGCTTCGCCGATTCACCAGCGCGTGTCGCTCGTCGACGGCGAGTTGCGACCGTGGGACGGTGCAACCAAAACCGTGCTGTCGCCTGTGTGCGTGCGGCAGGCGGACGGCAACGTCGAGCAGGTCGAGATCGGCAGCTACCCGGTGATGGGCGAAACGGAGAGCGACGCAGCGCTCGACGCTGCAGTGCGCGCGTACGACTCGGGCCGCGGCGAGTGGCCGACGATGAAGGTCGAGCAGCGCATCGCGTGCATGCAGGACTTCATCAAGCGGATGGTCGCGCAGCGCGAGCTCGTCGTGAACCTGATCATGTGGGAGATCGGCAAGAGCCTCGCCGATTCGCAGAAGGAGTTCGACCGCACCGTCACGTACATGACGCAGACGATCGATGCGCTGAAGGAGCTCGACAACGCGAACTCGCGCTTCGTGATCGCGGAAGGCACGATCGGCCAGATCCGCCGCACGCCGCTCGGCGTCGTGCTGTGCATGGGCCCGTACAACTATCCACTGAACGAAACCTTCGCGACGCTGATCCCCGCGCTGCTGATGGGCAACACCGTGGTATTCAAGCCGCCGCAGTACGGCACGCTGCTGTTCGAGCCGCTGCTCGAAGCGTTCCGCGACGCGTTCCCGAAGGGCGTGATCAACACGATCTACGCGCCGGGCGCGGTGGTCGTGCCGCACATGCTCGCGTCGGGCAAGATCAACGTGCTCGCGCTGATCGGGTCGAGCAAGGTGGCCGATCACCTGAAGAAACAGCACCCGAAGTCGCACCGGCTGCGCGCGATCCTCGGCCTCGATGCGAAGAACGCGGCGATCGTGCTGCCCGACGCCGATCTCGACCTCACCGTGAAGGAATGCCTGCTCGGCGCGCTGTCGTTCAACGGCCAGCGCTGCACCGCGCTGAAGATGCTGCTCGTGCACCGCTCGATCGTCGACGAATTCCTGAAGCGCTTCACCGCCGCGCTCGAACAGCTGAAGATCGGCATGCCGTGGGAGAAAGGCGTCAGCATCACGCCGCTGCCCGGCATGCACCGCACGGCCTACATGACGGACGCGATCGACGATGCGAACGCGAAGGGTGCGCAGGTCGTCAACGCATCGGGCGGCGAATTCAGCAAGACGCTGTTCTATCCGGCCGTCGTGTATCCGGTGTCCGAAGGGATGAAGCTGTACCGCGAGGAACAGTTCGGGCCGATCATTCCGGTCGCGCCGTTCGACGACGTCGACACCGCGCTCGACTACGTGACGACGTCGGATCACGGCCAGCAGGTCAGCATCTTCGGTTCCGATCCGGTGCAGATCGGCGCGCTCGTCGATCCGCTCGTGAACCAGGTGTGCCGCGTGAACATCAACTGCCAGTGCCAGCGCGGGCCCGACGTGTTCCCGTTCGCGGGCCGCAAGGATTCGGCCGAAGGCACGCTGTCGGTGAGCGACGCGCTGCGCGCGTTCTCGATCCGCTCGATGGTCGCGGCGAAGCAGACCGACAGCAGCAAGCAGTTGCTCGACTCGATCGTGTCGGATCACACGTCGAAGTTCATCAATACGGGCTTCATTTTCTGA
- a CDS encoding LysE family translocator, with the protein MSVHAFFSANLLLAYTAYFIGTASPGPSNLAIMSVAANHGRKAALAFAFGVISGSMLWATVAALGVSAALLAWSKLLVAIKIFGGLYLLWLAFKSGRTALSGTAAASPNAAGEQRLSRFYARGAMLHLTNPKAILVWVSIVALSSNGAGASHGAVVPGCVVIGCLVFGGYALVFSMDGVRRLYVRGRRAMEACLAVVFGVAGIRLLASNV; encoded by the coding sequence ATGAGCGTCCACGCCTTCTTCTCGGCCAACCTGCTGCTGGCCTACACGGCCTATTTCATCGGTACGGCCAGCCCGGGACCGAGCAATCTGGCGATCATGTCGGTCGCCGCGAACCACGGCCGCAAGGCGGCGCTGGCGTTTGCGTTCGGCGTCATTTCGGGGTCGATGTTGTGGGCGACGGTGGCGGCGCTCGGCGTGTCGGCCGCGTTGCTCGCATGGTCGAAGCTGCTGGTCGCGATCAAGATCTTCGGCGGGCTGTACCTGCTGTGGCTCGCGTTCAAGTCGGGGCGCACGGCGCTGTCGGGTACGGCGGCGGCATCTCCGAACGCGGCGGGCGAGCAGCGGCTGTCGCGTTTCTACGCGCGCGGCGCGATGCTGCACCTGACCAATCCGAAAGCCATCCTCGTGTGGGTGTCGATCGTCGCGCTGTCGTCGAACGGCGCGGGCGCGTCGCACGGCGCGGTCGTGCCGGGTTGTGTCGTGATCGGGTGCCTGGTGTTCGGCGGTTATGCGCTCGTGTTTTCGATGGACGGCGTGCGCCGGCTGTACGTGCGCGGCCGGCGCGCGATGGAAGCGTGTCTTGCGGTGGTGTTCGGCGTGGCGGGGATCCGGCTGCTGGCGTCGAACGTATAA
- a CDS encoding PepSY-associated TM helix domain-containing protein, protein MSTTIERTISPAHSASAGYRTLWRWHFYAGLFVMPFLVILAITGTLYCFQPQIEPLLYPHRLVVEPRATPKLDPDTLLARARTAMPAGATPASVQVSTVPDRSAEYVFRLRDGSRESVYVNPYDGSVLGTLSVEGRFMQVDRMLHRKLLLGKTGELLMELAACWTFVMIGTGIALWWPRGTARIGRALQPDLSLRGRPLWKSIHATAGIWLAAGTVAFILSGLPWSGSWGKNFKALAATVNLGTPEGAWGGASVRSTRPGAAAAPSGHHHESDESMPGMVMDDLPLPQTPWAVGNVPVPHSPSAPTPAPLPLARAIAIVAGLGVTSGYTLALPSGADGVFTASYFPADPKAERTIYIDQYSGAVLKDIRYDDYGAVSKAVSYGTSLHMGRYFGLANQIVCAVLSLGLAAMAVTGTVMWWKRRPAAKLGAPSRERGTPPMRGWIAGLVLLGIVFPLMGTTIVAVWLIDRLLFGHAARAAA, encoded by the coding sequence ATGTCGACCACCATCGAGCGGACGATCTCGCCCGCCCATTCCGCAAGTGCCGGTTACCGGACGCTCTGGCGCTGGCATTTCTATGCCGGCCTGTTCGTCATGCCGTTTCTCGTGATCCTCGCGATCACGGGAACCCTTTATTGCTTCCAGCCGCAGATCGAGCCGCTGCTGTATCCGCACCGGCTGGTCGTCGAGCCGCGTGCCACGCCGAAGCTCGACCCGGACACGCTGCTCGCCCGCGCACGTACCGCGATGCCGGCCGGAGCAACGCCGGCTTCCGTCCAGGTCTCCACGGTACCCGACCGCAGCGCCGAATATGTGTTCCGGCTCCGCGACGGCAGCCGCGAGAGCGTGTACGTGAACCCGTACGACGGCAGCGTGCTCGGCACGCTGAGCGTCGAGGGCCGCTTCATGCAGGTCGACCGGATGCTGCATCGCAAGCTGCTGCTCGGCAAGACGGGCGAATTGCTGATGGAGCTCGCCGCATGCTGGACGTTCGTGATGATCGGCACCGGCATCGCGCTGTGGTGGCCGCGTGGCACGGCGCGCATCGGGCGTGCACTGCAGCCCGACCTGTCGCTGCGCGGCCGGCCGCTGTGGAAAAGCATCCATGCGACGGCGGGCATCTGGCTCGCGGCCGGCACCGTGGCATTCATCCTGTCGGGGCTGCCGTGGTCGGGCTCGTGGGGCAAGAACTTCAAGGCGCTCGCCGCGACCGTGAACCTCGGCACACCGGAGGGCGCATGGGGCGGCGCGTCGGTGCGTTCGACGCGCCCGGGCGCAGCCGCTGCGCCGTCCGGCCATCATCACGAATCGGACGAGTCGATGCCGGGGATGGTGATGGACGACCTGCCGTTGCCGCAAACGCCGTGGGCGGTCGGCAATGTGCCCGTTCCGCATTCGCCGTCGGCGCCGACGCCGGCACCGCTGCCGCTGGCACGCGCGATCGCAATCGTTGCGGGGCTCGGCGTGACGAGCGGCTACACGCTCGCGTTGCCGTCGGGCGCGGACGGCGTGTTCACCGCGTCGTACTTCCCGGCCGACCCGAAGGCGGAACGCACGATCTACATCGACCAGTACAGCGGTGCAGTGCTGAAGGACATCCGCTATGACGACTACGGCGCGGTGTCGAAAGCCGTGTCGTACGGCACGTCGCTGCACATGGGTCGTTATTTCGGGCTCGCGAACCAGATCGTCTGCGCGGTGCTGTCGCTCGGGCTCGCCGCGATGGCCGTCACGGGCACGGTGATGTGGTGGAAGCGCCGCCCTGCGGCCAAGCTGGGCGCGCCGTCGCGCGAACGCGGCACGCCGCCGATGCGTGGCTGGATCGCGGGGCTCGTGCTGCTCGGCATCGTATTCCCGCTGATGGGGACGACGATCGTCGCGGTCTGGTTGATCGATCGTTTGCTGTTCGGCCATGCGGCGCGCGCGGCAGCGTGA